Proteins from a genomic interval of Neodiprion lecontei isolate iyNeoLeco1 chromosome 2, iyNeoLeco1.1, whole genome shotgun sequence:
- the LOC107218241 gene encoding DNA helicase MCM8-like isoform X1 — protein sequence MNNRGRSWYRNKGKRKRPSEITETLGGSKKDMSNPTDSSEACSLFNPNRHNSPYHNWDLYFHNEVYTKASSTVRKIEAMQRFIMSHMDIFPVSNLENNKPYNVDIKILLKDDLFYNEWSSFKEDLTNDPKHTLNCLGMAIDQMMIETITAKEGMDDVTVSANLPIAVVRISNYGPVLSLRDLKVNSYGKLISIRGCIMRVGNIKHFAQWMEFLCVSCGSRMISRQVDGIYTLPTKCVSCNGKKFQPLLSSVHTKTVTFQVIRLQEHVGDEQDDKGRMPRIIDVDLIEDLVNTCMPGDDITVTGIIKVRGNEKNSSKGNTAANLFSLYMEAVYILNNKSQNKCAVALDLTDVDHLAVKVNCQLREIVKLTRTSEFLIGFSILLQEVYHDPNVFKLLVQSLCPSIYGHELIKAGLILSLFGGSTKSQDVRDDVHVLVVGDPGLGKSQMLQACARVAAKGIYVCGTSSTSTGLTVTLVKDASTGDVVLEPGALVLADKGTCCIDEFDKMSTQHQALLEAMEQQSVSVAKSGMVCCLPARTSILAAANPARGRYDRSKTVIENLNMKQPLLSRFDLIFILLDQPDAHLDDLLSDHVMAVHVGISNQIGDMRSNSTNSLSTGESSTSANNLRQKLSLCPTETIDPIPHRILRNYIIYARQYVKPKITPAAVEVLKGFYLKCRARNDREKITPMTPRQLAALIRLTEARAKLELREEATHSDALEVIEIIKFSMAEVDVEHIEPDYSLLSGSGKLTAAKVKAFISLLRDKAAAMEKTVFSTREMRDLATKEKIIVDDFNALISKLNENGFILKKGPNLYSVTTNN from the exons ATGAATAATCGTGGTAGAAGTTGGTACAGAAATAAAGGAAAGCGGAAAAGACCATCTGAAATTACGGAAA CACTCGGAGGGTCGAAAAAGGACATGTCAAATCCTACAGATTCAAGCGAGGCATGCTCGCTGTTCAATCCAAATAGACACAACTCTCCATATCATAATTGGGACTTATATTTCCACAACGAAG TGTACACCAAAGCCTCGTCGACagtaagaaaaattgaagcaaTGCAAAGATTTATAATGTCCCATATGGATATATTTCCAGTTTCAAACTTGGAAAACAACAAACCTTATAATGTTGACATTAAGATCCTGCTTAAGGATGACTTGTTTTATAATGAGTGGAGTAGTTTCAAAGAGGATCTGACAAATGATCCGAAACATACGCTAAATTGCCTTGGTATGGCAATTGATCAG ATGATGATTGAAACAATCACAGCAAAAGAGGGAATGGATGATGTGACTGTCTCAGCTAACTTGCCAATAGCCGTAGTAAGAATATCCAATTATGGTCCAGTCCTCTCCCTGAGAGACCTCAAGGTAAATTCTTATG GTAAGCTAATATCCATCAGAGGATGTATTATGAGGGTTGGGAATATAAAGCATTTTGCCCAATGGATGGAGTTCTTGTGTGTATCATGCGGCAGTCGCATGATCTCGAGACAAGTTGATGGAATTTACACCTTACCAACCAAGTGCGTTTCctgtaatggaaaaaaattccaacctCTCTTGAGTTCGGTACATACAAAAACTGTAACATTTCAAGTGATAAGATTACAGGAACATGTTGGCGATGAGCAG GATGACAAAGGGAGAATGCCCCGTATTATTGATGTCGACTTGATAGAAGACTTAGTCAACACTTGTATGCCAGGAGACGATATTACCGTGACTGGAATCATTAAa GTCAGAGGAAACGAAAAGAATTCATCGAAAGGAAATACTGCCGCGAACTTGTTTTCTTTATACATGGAAGCTGTTtacatattaaataataaatcgcAAAACAAATGTGCTGTTGCACTTGATCTGACTGATGTAGATCACCTTGCAGTAAAGGTCAATTGTCAGTTGCGTGAGATTGTAAAATTAACAAGGACaagtgaatttttaattggcttttctattttgttgcAGGAAGTCTATCATGATCCAAATGTATTCAAATTACTTGTGCAATCCCTCTGTCCAAGTATTTATGGTCATGAACTCATAAAAGCTGGACTCATTCTAAGCCTGTTCGGAGGCAGCACAAAATCGCAGGATGTGCGCGATGATGTCCATGTTTTAGTTGTCGGTGACCCCGGTCTTGGAAAGTCACAAATGTTGCAAGCTTGTGCTCGTGTTGCAGCCAAAG GTATTTATGTATGTGGTACTTCTAGTACCTCGACGGGTCTAACTGTTACTCTTGTGAAAGATGCCAGTACCGGTGACGTCGTTCTTGAACCTGGAGCACTTGTTCTGGCTGATAAAGGCACCTGTTGCAtagatgaatttgataaaatgtCAACGCAACATCAA GCATTACTTGAAGCGATGGAACAACAAAGTGTCAGTGTAGCTAAATCAGGGATGGTATGTTGCCTTCCAGCTAGGACGTCAATCTTGGCAGCTGCCAATCCAGCTAGAGGACGCTATGACAGGTCCAAaactgtaattgaaaatttgaacatgAAGCAGCCTCTGCTTTCACGTTTCGATCTAATATTTATACTCTTAGACCAACCTGATGCA CATTTGGATGATTTACTCTCCGACCACGTTATGGCTGTACATGTTGGCATAAGCAACCAAATTGGAGATATGAGGTCTAACAGTACCAATTCGTTATCGACTGGTGAATCTTCCACGTCAGCAAATAACttgag GCAAAAATTGAGTTTATGTCCAACTGAGACCATTGACCCAATACCACATCGTATTCTTCGAaactatattatatatgctCGGCAATATGTTAAACCAAAAATAACACCTGCTGCAGTAGAAGTATTGAAaggtttttatttaaaatgtCGAGCGCGAAACGACAGGGAGAAAATAACGCCCATGACACCAAGGCAATTGGCAGCACTAATCAGACTGACTGAG GCAAGAGCGAAGTTGGAATTAAGAGAAGAAGCCACGCATAGTGATGCTTTGGAAGTCATTGAGATAATAAAGTTCAGTATGGCAGAGGTAGATGTGGAACACATTGAGCCTGATTATTCACTATTGTCTGGATCTGGAAAATTAACAGCTGCTAAG gtGAAAGCGTTTATAAGTTTATTAAGAGATAAAGCAGCTGCTATGGAAAAAACAGTATTTTCAACAAGGGAAATGAGAGACTTGGCaacgaaagagaaaattattgTAGATGATTTTAACGCTTTAATTTCAAAACTGAACGAAAatggttttattttgaagaaaggGCCAAATTTGTATTCAGTAACTACAAACAATTAA
- the LOC107218241 gene encoding DNA helicase MCM8-like isoform X4, with translation MNNRGRSWYRNKGKRKRPSEITETLGGSKKDMSNPTDSSEACSLFNPNRHNSPYHNWDLYFHNEVYTKASSTVRKIEAMQRFIMSHMDIFPVSNLENNKPYNVDIKILLKDDLFYNEWSSFKEDLTNDPKHTLNCLGMAIDQMMIETITAKEGMDDVTVSANLPIAVVRISNYGPVLSLRDLKDDKGRMPRIIDVDLIEDLVNTCMPGDDITVTGIIKVRGNEKNSSKGNTAANLFSLYMEAVYILNNKSQNKCAVALDLTDVDHLAVKVNCQLREIVKLTRTSEFLIGFSILLQEVYHDPNVFKLLVQSLCPSIYGHELIKAGLILSLFGGSTKSQDVRDDVHVLVVGDPGLGKSQMLQACARVAAKGIYVCGTSSTSTGLTVTLVKDASTGDVVLEPGALVLADKGTCCIDEFDKMSTQHQALLEAMEQQSVSVAKSGMVCCLPARTSILAAANPARGRYDRSKTVIENLNMKQPLLSRFDLIFILLDQPDAHLDDLLSDHVMAVHVGISNQIGDMRSNSTNSLSTGESSTSANNLRQKLSLCPTETIDPIPHRILRNYIIYARQYVKPKITPAAVEVLKGFYLKCRARNDREKITPMTPRQLAALIRLTEARAKLELREEATHSDALEVIEIIKFSMAEVDVEHIEPDYSLLSGSGKLTAAKVKAFISLLRDKAAAMEKTVFSTREMRDLATKEKIIVDDFNALISKLNENGFILKKGPNLYSVTTNN, from the exons ATGAATAATCGTGGTAGAAGTTGGTACAGAAATAAAGGAAAGCGGAAAAGACCATCTGAAATTACGGAAA CACTCGGAGGGTCGAAAAAGGACATGTCAAATCCTACAGATTCAAGCGAGGCATGCTCGCTGTTCAATCCAAATAGACACAACTCTCCATATCATAATTGGGACTTATATTTCCACAACGAAG TGTACACCAAAGCCTCGTCGACagtaagaaaaattgaagcaaTGCAAAGATTTATAATGTCCCATATGGATATATTTCCAGTTTCAAACTTGGAAAACAACAAACCTTATAATGTTGACATTAAGATCCTGCTTAAGGATGACTTGTTTTATAATGAGTGGAGTAGTTTCAAAGAGGATCTGACAAATGATCCGAAACATACGCTAAATTGCCTTGGTATGGCAATTGATCAG ATGATGATTGAAACAATCACAGCAAAAGAGGGAATGGATGATGTGACTGTCTCAGCTAACTTGCCAATAGCCGTAGTAAGAATATCCAATTATGGTCCAGTCCTCTCCCTGAGAGACCTCAAG GATGACAAAGGGAGAATGCCCCGTATTATTGATGTCGACTTGATAGAAGACTTAGTCAACACTTGTATGCCAGGAGACGATATTACCGTGACTGGAATCATTAAa GTCAGAGGAAACGAAAAGAATTCATCGAAAGGAAATACTGCCGCGAACTTGTTTTCTTTATACATGGAAGCTGTTtacatattaaataataaatcgcAAAACAAATGTGCTGTTGCACTTGATCTGACTGATGTAGATCACCTTGCAGTAAAGGTCAATTGTCAGTTGCGTGAGATTGTAAAATTAACAAGGACaagtgaatttttaattggcttttctattttgttgcAGGAAGTCTATCATGATCCAAATGTATTCAAATTACTTGTGCAATCCCTCTGTCCAAGTATTTATGGTCATGAACTCATAAAAGCTGGACTCATTCTAAGCCTGTTCGGAGGCAGCACAAAATCGCAGGATGTGCGCGATGATGTCCATGTTTTAGTTGTCGGTGACCCCGGTCTTGGAAAGTCACAAATGTTGCAAGCTTGTGCTCGTGTTGCAGCCAAAG GTATTTATGTATGTGGTACTTCTAGTACCTCGACGGGTCTAACTGTTACTCTTGTGAAAGATGCCAGTACCGGTGACGTCGTTCTTGAACCTGGAGCACTTGTTCTGGCTGATAAAGGCACCTGTTGCAtagatgaatttgataaaatgtCAACGCAACATCAA GCATTACTTGAAGCGATGGAACAACAAAGTGTCAGTGTAGCTAAATCAGGGATGGTATGTTGCCTTCCAGCTAGGACGTCAATCTTGGCAGCTGCCAATCCAGCTAGAGGACGCTATGACAGGTCCAAaactgtaattgaaaatttgaacatgAAGCAGCCTCTGCTTTCACGTTTCGATCTAATATTTATACTCTTAGACCAACCTGATGCA CATTTGGATGATTTACTCTCCGACCACGTTATGGCTGTACATGTTGGCATAAGCAACCAAATTGGAGATATGAGGTCTAACAGTACCAATTCGTTATCGACTGGTGAATCTTCCACGTCAGCAAATAACttgag GCAAAAATTGAGTTTATGTCCAACTGAGACCATTGACCCAATACCACATCGTATTCTTCGAaactatattatatatgctCGGCAATATGTTAAACCAAAAATAACACCTGCTGCAGTAGAAGTATTGAAaggtttttatttaaaatgtCGAGCGCGAAACGACAGGGAGAAAATAACGCCCATGACACCAAGGCAATTGGCAGCACTAATCAGACTGACTGAG GCAAGAGCGAAGTTGGAATTAAGAGAAGAAGCCACGCATAGTGATGCTTTGGAAGTCATTGAGATAATAAAGTTCAGTATGGCAGAGGTAGATGTGGAACACATTGAGCCTGATTATTCACTATTGTCTGGATCTGGAAAATTAACAGCTGCTAAG gtGAAAGCGTTTATAAGTTTATTAAGAGATAAAGCAGCTGCTATGGAAAAAACAGTATTTTCAACAAGGGAAATGAGAGACTTGGCaacgaaagagaaaattattgTAGATGATTTTAACGCTTTAATTTCAAAACTGAACGAAAatggttttattttgaagaaaggGCCAAATTTGTATTCAGTAACTACAAACAATTAA
- the LOC107218241 gene encoding DNA helicase MCM8-like isoform X2 produces MNNRGRSWYRNKGKRKRPSEITETLGGSKKDMSNPTDSSEACSLFNPNRHNSPYHNWDLYFHNEVYTKASSTVRKIEAMQRFIMSHMDIFPVSNLENNKPYNVDIKILLKDDLFYNEWSSFKEDLTNDPKHTLNCLGMAIDQMMIETITAKEGMDDVTVSANLPIAVVRISNYGPVLSLRDLKVNSYGKLISIRGCIMRVGNIKHFAQWMEFLCVSCGSRMISRQVDGIYTLPTKCVSCNGKKFQPLLSSDDKGRMPRIIDVDLIEDLVNTCMPGDDITVTGIIKVRGNEKNSSKGNTAANLFSLYMEAVYILNNKSQNKCAVALDLTDVDHLAVKVNCQLREIVKLTRTSEFLIGFSILLQEVYHDPNVFKLLVQSLCPSIYGHELIKAGLILSLFGGSTKSQDVRDDVHVLVVGDPGLGKSQMLQACARVAAKGIYVCGTSSTSTGLTVTLVKDASTGDVVLEPGALVLADKGTCCIDEFDKMSTQHQALLEAMEQQSVSVAKSGMVCCLPARTSILAAANPARGRYDRSKTVIENLNMKQPLLSRFDLIFILLDQPDAHLDDLLSDHVMAVHVGISNQIGDMRSNSTNSLSTGESSTSANNLRQKLSLCPTETIDPIPHRILRNYIIYARQYVKPKITPAAVEVLKGFYLKCRARNDREKITPMTPRQLAALIRLTEARAKLELREEATHSDALEVIEIIKFSMAEVDVEHIEPDYSLLSGSGKLTAAKVKAFISLLRDKAAAMEKTVFSTREMRDLATKEKIIVDDFNALISKLNENGFILKKGPNLYSVTTNN; encoded by the exons ATGAATAATCGTGGTAGAAGTTGGTACAGAAATAAAGGAAAGCGGAAAAGACCATCTGAAATTACGGAAA CACTCGGAGGGTCGAAAAAGGACATGTCAAATCCTACAGATTCAAGCGAGGCATGCTCGCTGTTCAATCCAAATAGACACAACTCTCCATATCATAATTGGGACTTATATTTCCACAACGAAG TGTACACCAAAGCCTCGTCGACagtaagaaaaattgaagcaaTGCAAAGATTTATAATGTCCCATATGGATATATTTCCAGTTTCAAACTTGGAAAACAACAAACCTTATAATGTTGACATTAAGATCCTGCTTAAGGATGACTTGTTTTATAATGAGTGGAGTAGTTTCAAAGAGGATCTGACAAATGATCCGAAACATACGCTAAATTGCCTTGGTATGGCAATTGATCAG ATGATGATTGAAACAATCACAGCAAAAGAGGGAATGGATGATGTGACTGTCTCAGCTAACTTGCCAATAGCCGTAGTAAGAATATCCAATTATGGTCCAGTCCTCTCCCTGAGAGACCTCAAGGTAAATTCTTATG GTAAGCTAATATCCATCAGAGGATGTATTATGAGGGTTGGGAATATAAAGCATTTTGCCCAATGGATGGAGTTCTTGTGTGTATCATGCGGCAGTCGCATGATCTCGAGACAAGTTGATGGAATTTACACCTTACCAACCAAGTGCGTTTCctgtaatggaaaaaaattccaacctCTCTTGAGTTCG GATGACAAAGGGAGAATGCCCCGTATTATTGATGTCGACTTGATAGAAGACTTAGTCAACACTTGTATGCCAGGAGACGATATTACCGTGACTGGAATCATTAAa GTCAGAGGAAACGAAAAGAATTCATCGAAAGGAAATACTGCCGCGAACTTGTTTTCTTTATACATGGAAGCTGTTtacatattaaataataaatcgcAAAACAAATGTGCTGTTGCACTTGATCTGACTGATGTAGATCACCTTGCAGTAAAGGTCAATTGTCAGTTGCGTGAGATTGTAAAATTAACAAGGACaagtgaatttttaattggcttttctattttgttgcAGGAAGTCTATCATGATCCAAATGTATTCAAATTACTTGTGCAATCCCTCTGTCCAAGTATTTATGGTCATGAACTCATAAAAGCTGGACTCATTCTAAGCCTGTTCGGAGGCAGCACAAAATCGCAGGATGTGCGCGATGATGTCCATGTTTTAGTTGTCGGTGACCCCGGTCTTGGAAAGTCACAAATGTTGCAAGCTTGTGCTCGTGTTGCAGCCAAAG GTATTTATGTATGTGGTACTTCTAGTACCTCGACGGGTCTAACTGTTACTCTTGTGAAAGATGCCAGTACCGGTGACGTCGTTCTTGAACCTGGAGCACTTGTTCTGGCTGATAAAGGCACCTGTTGCAtagatgaatttgataaaatgtCAACGCAACATCAA GCATTACTTGAAGCGATGGAACAACAAAGTGTCAGTGTAGCTAAATCAGGGATGGTATGTTGCCTTCCAGCTAGGACGTCAATCTTGGCAGCTGCCAATCCAGCTAGAGGACGCTATGACAGGTCCAAaactgtaattgaaaatttgaacatgAAGCAGCCTCTGCTTTCACGTTTCGATCTAATATTTATACTCTTAGACCAACCTGATGCA CATTTGGATGATTTACTCTCCGACCACGTTATGGCTGTACATGTTGGCATAAGCAACCAAATTGGAGATATGAGGTCTAACAGTACCAATTCGTTATCGACTGGTGAATCTTCCACGTCAGCAAATAACttgag GCAAAAATTGAGTTTATGTCCAACTGAGACCATTGACCCAATACCACATCGTATTCTTCGAaactatattatatatgctCGGCAATATGTTAAACCAAAAATAACACCTGCTGCAGTAGAAGTATTGAAaggtttttatttaaaatgtCGAGCGCGAAACGACAGGGAGAAAATAACGCCCATGACACCAAGGCAATTGGCAGCACTAATCAGACTGACTGAG GCAAGAGCGAAGTTGGAATTAAGAGAAGAAGCCACGCATAGTGATGCTTTGGAAGTCATTGAGATAATAAAGTTCAGTATGGCAGAGGTAGATGTGGAACACATTGAGCCTGATTATTCACTATTGTCTGGATCTGGAAAATTAACAGCTGCTAAG gtGAAAGCGTTTATAAGTTTATTAAGAGATAAAGCAGCTGCTATGGAAAAAACAGTATTTTCAACAAGGGAAATGAGAGACTTGGCaacgaaagagaaaattattgTAGATGATTTTAACGCTTTAATTTCAAAACTGAACGAAAatggttttattttgaagaaaggGCCAAATTTGTATTCAGTAACTACAAACAATTAA
- the LOC107218241 gene encoding DNA helicase MCM8-like isoform X3, with the protein MNNRGRSWYRNKGKRKRPSEITETLGGSKKDMSNPTDSSEACSLFNPNRHNSPYHNWDLYFHNEVYTKASSTVRKIEAMQRFIMSHMDIFPVSNLENNKPYNVDIKILLKDDLFYNEWSSFKEDLTNDPKHTLNCLGMAIDQMMIETITAKEGMDDVTVSANLPIAVVRISNYGPVLSLRDLKVNSYGKLISIRGCIMRVGNIKHFAQWMEFLCVSCGSRMISRQVDGIYTLPTKCVSCNGKKFQPLLSSVHTKTVTFQVIRLQEHVGDEQDDKGRMPRIIDVDLIEDLVNTCMPGDDITVTGIIKVRGNEKNSSKGNTAANLFSLYMEAVYILNNKSQNKCAVALDLTDVDHLAVKEVYHDPNVFKLLVQSLCPSIYGHELIKAGLILSLFGGSTKSQDVRDDVHVLVVGDPGLGKSQMLQACARVAAKGIYVCGTSSTSTGLTVTLVKDASTGDVVLEPGALVLADKGTCCIDEFDKMSTQHQALLEAMEQQSVSVAKSGMVCCLPARTSILAAANPARGRYDRSKTVIENLNMKQPLLSRFDLIFILLDQPDAHLDDLLSDHVMAVHVGISNQIGDMRSNSTNSLSTGESSTSANNLRQKLSLCPTETIDPIPHRILRNYIIYARQYVKPKITPAAVEVLKGFYLKCRARNDREKITPMTPRQLAALIRLTEARAKLELREEATHSDALEVIEIIKFSMAEVDVEHIEPDYSLLSGSGKLTAAKVKAFISLLRDKAAAMEKTVFSTREMRDLATKEKIIVDDFNALISKLNENGFILKKGPNLYSVTTNN; encoded by the exons ATGAATAATCGTGGTAGAAGTTGGTACAGAAATAAAGGAAAGCGGAAAAGACCATCTGAAATTACGGAAA CACTCGGAGGGTCGAAAAAGGACATGTCAAATCCTACAGATTCAAGCGAGGCATGCTCGCTGTTCAATCCAAATAGACACAACTCTCCATATCATAATTGGGACTTATATTTCCACAACGAAG TGTACACCAAAGCCTCGTCGACagtaagaaaaattgaagcaaTGCAAAGATTTATAATGTCCCATATGGATATATTTCCAGTTTCAAACTTGGAAAACAACAAACCTTATAATGTTGACATTAAGATCCTGCTTAAGGATGACTTGTTTTATAATGAGTGGAGTAGTTTCAAAGAGGATCTGACAAATGATCCGAAACATACGCTAAATTGCCTTGGTATGGCAATTGATCAG ATGATGATTGAAACAATCACAGCAAAAGAGGGAATGGATGATGTGACTGTCTCAGCTAACTTGCCAATAGCCGTAGTAAGAATATCCAATTATGGTCCAGTCCTCTCCCTGAGAGACCTCAAGGTAAATTCTTATG GTAAGCTAATATCCATCAGAGGATGTATTATGAGGGTTGGGAATATAAAGCATTTTGCCCAATGGATGGAGTTCTTGTGTGTATCATGCGGCAGTCGCATGATCTCGAGACAAGTTGATGGAATTTACACCTTACCAACCAAGTGCGTTTCctgtaatggaaaaaaattccaacctCTCTTGAGTTCGGTACATACAAAAACTGTAACATTTCAAGTGATAAGATTACAGGAACATGTTGGCGATGAGCAG GATGACAAAGGGAGAATGCCCCGTATTATTGATGTCGACTTGATAGAAGACTTAGTCAACACTTGTATGCCAGGAGACGATATTACCGTGACTGGAATCATTAAa GTCAGAGGAAACGAAAAGAATTCATCGAAAGGAAATACTGCCGCGAACTTGTTTTCTTTATACATGGAAGCTGTTtacatattaaataataaatcgcAAAACAAATGTGCTGTTGCACTTGATCTGACTGATGTAGATCACCTTGCAGTAAAG GAAGTCTATCATGATCCAAATGTATTCAAATTACTTGTGCAATCCCTCTGTCCAAGTATTTATGGTCATGAACTCATAAAAGCTGGACTCATTCTAAGCCTGTTCGGAGGCAGCACAAAATCGCAGGATGTGCGCGATGATGTCCATGTTTTAGTTGTCGGTGACCCCGGTCTTGGAAAGTCACAAATGTTGCAAGCTTGTGCTCGTGTTGCAGCCAAAG GTATTTATGTATGTGGTACTTCTAGTACCTCGACGGGTCTAACTGTTACTCTTGTGAAAGATGCCAGTACCGGTGACGTCGTTCTTGAACCTGGAGCACTTGTTCTGGCTGATAAAGGCACCTGTTGCAtagatgaatttgataaaatgtCAACGCAACATCAA GCATTACTTGAAGCGATGGAACAACAAAGTGTCAGTGTAGCTAAATCAGGGATGGTATGTTGCCTTCCAGCTAGGACGTCAATCTTGGCAGCTGCCAATCCAGCTAGAGGACGCTATGACAGGTCCAAaactgtaattgaaaatttgaacatgAAGCAGCCTCTGCTTTCACGTTTCGATCTAATATTTATACTCTTAGACCAACCTGATGCA CATTTGGATGATTTACTCTCCGACCACGTTATGGCTGTACATGTTGGCATAAGCAACCAAATTGGAGATATGAGGTCTAACAGTACCAATTCGTTATCGACTGGTGAATCTTCCACGTCAGCAAATAACttgag GCAAAAATTGAGTTTATGTCCAACTGAGACCATTGACCCAATACCACATCGTATTCTTCGAaactatattatatatgctCGGCAATATGTTAAACCAAAAATAACACCTGCTGCAGTAGAAGTATTGAAaggtttttatttaaaatgtCGAGCGCGAAACGACAGGGAGAAAATAACGCCCATGACACCAAGGCAATTGGCAGCACTAATCAGACTGACTGAG GCAAGAGCGAAGTTGGAATTAAGAGAAGAAGCCACGCATAGTGATGCTTTGGAAGTCATTGAGATAATAAAGTTCAGTATGGCAGAGGTAGATGTGGAACACATTGAGCCTGATTATTCACTATTGTCTGGATCTGGAAAATTAACAGCTGCTAAG gtGAAAGCGTTTATAAGTTTATTAAGAGATAAAGCAGCTGCTATGGAAAAAACAGTATTTTCAACAAGGGAAATGAGAGACTTGGCaacgaaagagaaaattattgTAGATGATTTTAACGCTTTAATTTCAAAACTGAACGAAAatggttttattttgaagaaaggGCCAAATTTGTATTCAGTAACTACAAACAATTAA